The following are from one region of the Paenalkalicoccus suaedae genome:
- a CDS encoding GNAT family N-acetyltransferase yields the protein MDMIKQWSDADARFVRQKVIEHNMQRLPEALKTPNEDVSVIVKDDAGTICGGITAKVFWHHMHMESLWVDERLRGQGYGSALLRELEAIAVEKGCRFIHLDTFSFQAPEFYKQHGYEAFGMLEDHPKGFTQYFLQKRLEGAGR from the coding sequence ATGGATATGATCAAGCAGTGGAGTGATGCAGATGCTCGATTTGTGCGGCAGAAAGTGATTGAGCATAATATGCAAAGGCTACCGGAAGCGCTGAAGACGCCGAATGAGGATGTGAGTGTGATCGTAAAGGATGACGCTGGGACGATTTGTGGAGGCATCACGGCGAAAGTGTTTTGGCATCATATGCACATGGAGTCGCTCTGGGTCGATGAGCGTCTGAGAGGACAGGGCTACGGGAGCGCGCTGTTGAGGGAGCTAGAGGCAATAGCCGTCGAGAAGGGCTGCCGGTTTATTCACTTAGATACGTTCAGCTTTCAGGCCCCCGAATTTTATAAGCAGCACGGCTACGAGGCGTTTGGCATGCTCGAGGATCACCCTAAAGGCTTTACGCAGTATTTTTTGCAGAAAAGGCTTGAAGGAGCGGGTAGGTAG
- a CDS encoding SMP-30/gluconolactonase/LRE family protein: MGKAELLYDAKAKLAEGPVWDEDNEQLMWVDIEGKTVNFLDPSGKNEEHSLEQRVGCAVRGMSGDVYVGLDNGLYRYELESKKLHSIHDPEEDKPGNRFNDGKCDPKGRFYAGTMVLDGDDGDAALYCLSGGKVSTVVTGATISNGLAWDERKEVFYYIDTPTHEIRRYPYDVEAGTLGEPEVVFTAPDDFGHPDGMTIDDEGKLWVAFFDGGCVRRICPDDQKVLETVDVAATNVTSCCFGGKNMDVLYITTGREGKSDEELEQEPHAGGIFTYSPGVTGAKSYRYDDRA, from the coding sequence ATGGGGAAAGCAGAACTACTATACGATGCAAAGGCAAAACTTGCAGAAGGACCGGTTTGGGACGAGGATAATGAGCAGCTAATGTGGGTCGATATTGAAGGGAAGACGGTTAATTTCCTTGATCCATCGGGTAAGAACGAAGAGCATTCACTTGAGCAACGGGTAGGCTGTGCCGTTCGCGGTATGAGCGGAGATGTTTACGTTGGTCTCGATAACGGACTTTACCGATATGAGCTGGAATCTAAGAAGCTTCACAGTATTCATGATCCAGAGGAAGATAAGCCAGGGAATCGATTTAATGATGGGAAGTGCGATCCAAAAGGTCGTTTCTATGCTGGAACAATGGTGTTAGATGGCGATGATGGAGACGCTGCGCTTTACTGTCTAAGCGGTGGTAAGGTCTCGACGGTTGTGACAGGCGCAACCATATCAAACGGTTTAGCGTGGGATGAACGGAAGGAAGTATTTTATTATATTGATACGCCAACGCACGAAATCCGTCGCTATCCGTATGACGTTGAAGCGGGTACGCTTGGAGAGCCAGAGGTTGTTTTTACTGCGCCAGACGACTTCGGACACCCAGACGGTATGACGATCGATGATGAAGGCAAGCTTTGGGTCGCCTTCTTTGACGGCGGCTGCGTGCGACGCATTTGCCCGGATGATCAGAAGGTGTTAGAAACAGTGGACGTCGCTGCGACCAACGTTACTTCATGTTGCTTCGGCGGTAAAAACATGGATGTACTCTATATCACGACTGGACGGGAAGGGAAGTCAGACGAAGAGCTCGAACAAGAACCCCACGCAGGCGGAATCTTTACATACAGCCCCGGCGTAACTGGAGCGAAGTCCTATCGGTATGATGATCGGGCTTGA
- a CDS encoding CPBP family intramembrane glutamic endopeptidase — MAVILPQNLNTFNVYGIYLYLTIFLWIYLFFKKHNISFKELTIGNTRKVPWLKIGITTTLMYVLSTAITVAGILYLMYLFPSFITDAGSGGPVVEETLLRVLIHILLTVLTAPIVEELLFRGILQNKLSFKYGRVIGIVLTALLFAVIHPLSMLSAFIISIFLSILYIRYQTIIVPILAHVFFNFLSIIQTYGLAPSSEEPAITVPNVEALWIISGIILFLCMLIIPLVYVFFVRETAR; from the coding sequence TTGGCAGTAATATTGCCCCAAAACCTAAACACTTTCAACGTTTATGGTATTTACCTATACTTAACTATTTTCTTATGGATCTATCTTTTTTTCAAAAAGCATAATATCTCATTTAAAGAATTAACTATCGGTAATACGCGAAAAGTACCGTGGCTAAAAATCGGAATCACCACTACTCTTATGTATGTGTTAAGTACCGCGATAACAGTAGCAGGCATCTTGTATCTCATGTATCTTTTTCCATCTTTTATTACGGATGCGGGAAGTGGTGGACCTGTTGTGGAAGAAACTCTCTTACGAGTACTCATTCACATATTGCTTACCGTCCTTACCGCTCCGATCGTGGAAGAGTTATTATTTAGAGGCATACTACAAAACAAATTGTCGTTCAAATACGGACGTGTAATTGGTATCGTATTAACAGCGCTCCTTTTTGCAGTCATTCATCCCTTATCTATGCTATCCGCATTTATCATTTCTATTTTTCTATCGATTCTCTATATACGATATCAAACAATTATTGTGCCAATATTGGCACATGTATTCTTTAATTTTTTATCTATCATTCAAACATATGGACTAGCCCCCTCTTCAGAAGAGCCTGCTATCACAGTTCCAAATGTAGAGGCTTTATGGATAATTAGTGGAATCATCTTATTTTTGTGTATGTTAATAATCCCTCTCGTTTATGTATTCTTTGTGCGCGAGACAGCCAGGTGA
- a CDS encoding methyl-accepting chemotaxis protein, with the protein MHTDQKVTDDLVVSAIEDNLAIIRFDENRKIAYVNPIFAKTVGFEVHDLEGRYHKELCFDDFANSSSYEKFWRDLFHGKSFQDTIERKHANGNPIWLEATYMPVFDEQKRTVIGVSKIATDITARYQNSKEMAEDLQSMSEQLNQWSAEGVIRSRKLLDKIDHITTVSSENAETLTSLNKRTEEINGVVKTINGIASQTNLLALNAAIEAARAGEHGRGFTIVANEVRKLSARVEEAIGEVKQTVDAITREVDTINTGTHTVMDNVTESQEQIKTTVEDFERIGSSAQQLNEKSKQFVELI; encoded by the coding sequence ATGCATACAGACCAGAAAGTGACAGATGATTTAGTGGTAAGTGCTATAGAGGACAATTTAGCTATCATCCGTTTCGATGAAAACCGCAAAATAGCGTACGTCAATCCTATTTTTGCGAAAACCGTTGGATTTGAGGTCCATGACCTTGAGGGTCGGTATCATAAGGAGCTTTGCTTTGATGATTTTGCAAACAGCTCAAGCTACGAGAAGTTTTGGCGCGATTTATTTCACGGTAAATCCTTTCAAGATACAATCGAGCGCAAGCATGCGAATGGGAATCCTATCTGGCTTGAGGCGACCTATATGCCCGTTTTTGACGAACAAAAGCGCACCGTCATCGGCGTTTCTAAAATAGCGACAGATATCACTGCGAGGTATCAAAACTCCAAGGAGATGGCGGAGGATCTGCAGAGCATGTCCGAGCAGCTCAACCAGTGGTCGGCGGAGGGCGTCATTCGGAGTCGCAAATTGCTTGATAAGATCGATCATATCACCACCGTCTCGTCAGAAAATGCGGAGACACTCACCTCACTTAATAAGCGAACAGAGGAGATCAATGGTGTCGTGAAGACGATTAATGGCATCGCAAGTCAAACCAACCTACTCGCATTAAACGCAGCGATCGAAGCTGCACGAGCTGGCGAGCACGGTCGCGGGTTTACGATTGTAGCAAACGAGGTCCGAAAGCTATCGGCGCGCGTGGAGGAAGCCATCGGAGAAGTAAAACAAACGGTCGATGCGATCACGAGAGAAGTCGATACGATCAATACTGGCACACATACGGTCATGGACAACGTGACGGAGAGCCAGGAGCAGATTAAAACAACGGTGGAAGACTTCGAGCGAATCGGCTCGTCAGCACAACAGCTGAACGAGAAGTCGAAGCAGTTTGTGGAGTTGATTTAG
- a CDS encoding SDR family oxidoreductase — protein sequence MDTYGSLEGKVAVITGGGSGMGKAAALQLAKQGVRICLIDVDGEALEEAVKEFDGDVISAEVDTTDEQQVKDAFKRTVDKFGRVDIVFANAGVNGTVAPIEDIETSEWNKTIEINLNGTFHTVKAAIPHMKENGGSIILTSSVNGTRVFSNFGMSAYSSTKAGQLAFGKMAALELSTYKIRVNIICPGYIETDIVNKTHPKEKELEKVEIPVEYPDGDQPLEGPGAPEQVADLVSFLASDASQHITGTELFIDGGSSLL from the coding sequence ATGGATACATACGGATCATTAGAAGGAAAAGTGGCGGTCATTACAGGCGGAGGCTCGGGAATGGGCAAGGCAGCAGCCCTACAGCTCGCAAAGCAAGGCGTCCGCATCTGTCTCATTGATGTAGATGGAGAGGCTTTAGAAGAAGCCGTGAAGGAATTTGATGGCGATGTCATCTCGGCTGAGGTCGACACGACGGATGAGCAGCAGGTGAAAGACGCCTTTAAGCGTACAGTGGATAAATTTGGTCGCGTAGATATCGTATTCGCGAATGCTGGCGTGAACGGAACTGTGGCTCCTATCGAGGATATTGAAACGTCCGAGTGGAATAAAACGATCGAGATTAATTTGAACGGTACTTTCCATACGGTCAAAGCGGCTATCCCTCATATGAAGGAAAACGGCGGTAGCATTATTTTAACGAGCTCCGTCAACGGCACGCGCGTATTCTCTAACTTTGGCATGTCCGCTTACAGTAGCACAAAAGCCGGGCAACTGGCCTTTGGTAAAATGGCGGCGCTTGAGCTATCAACCTATAAAATCCGCGTCAATATCATCTGCCCAGGCTATATCGAAACAGATATCGTCAACAAAACGCATCCAAAAGAGAAAGAGTTAGAAAAAGTGGAGATCCCCGTTGAGTATCCAGATGGCGATCAACCACTAGAAGGCCCAGGCGCTCCCGAGCAGGTAGCCGACCTCGTGTCCTTCCTTGCATCTGATGCCTCTCAGCATATTACAGGTACGGAGCTGTTTATTGATGGAGGATCGTCGTTGCTGTAG